In the genome of Candidatus Manganitrophus noduliformans, one region contains:
- a CDS encoding putative bifunctional diguanylate cyclase/phosphodiesterase yields MERIRSIPHHDYLTDLPNRVGAHDCLDEALTRARRRFSKVAVLSLDLDRFHLINETLGFLFGDLLLQSISERLKGILSEGDSVARVGDDEFVMILAHITEAEEAVKTAQKVREELSGPHRLKDHQIMTVDFRITASIGIALSSLNGDEAETLLKNANSAMMWAKREGGDCYHFYTAEMNAAILERLTLESGLRDALQRNELFLEYQPQLDLMTGKIVCVEALARWNYPGIGVIPPSRFIPLAEEMGLIGLLGQRVLETACVQNKKWQWAGLPPIRVAINLSAYQLQQKSLVETVKRVLKETGVNPADLEFEITETIMMQNIEATIATLFELKEMGIRIAMDDFGTGYSSLTYLRRFPIDVLKMDRSFLVDTSGKQDSMAIIIGMIDLARRLKLRVVAEGVETETQLDSLRLHGCDAIQGFLFSSPLPADDVTKLLRGISGDSRKCRK; encoded by the coding sequence ATGGAACGAATCCGCTCTATCCCTCATCATGATTACCTGACGGACCTTCCGAATCGTGTTGGGGCGCACGATTGTTTGGATGAGGCATTGACGCGGGCGCGGCGCCGATTTTCTAAAGTCGCTGTATTGTCGCTCGATCTTGATCGATTTCATCTGATCAATGAGACATTGGGATTTCTGTTCGGCGACCTTTTGCTGCAATCGATCTCGGAGCGTCTCAAAGGGATCCTGTCGGAAGGGGATTCGGTTGCGCGTGTCGGCGACGACGAATTCGTTATGATCTTGGCCCATATTACCGAAGCAGAAGAGGCTGTAAAAACGGCCCAGAAGGTCCGAGAGGAATTGTCAGGGCCCCACAGACTGAAGGATCATCAAATCATGACGGTCGATTTTCGAATCACCGCAAGCATCGGGATCGCGCTCTCTTCTCTGAATGGAGATGAAGCGGAGACCCTGCTTAAAAACGCCAACAGCGCCATGATGTGGGCAAAGAGGGAGGGAGGAGATTGCTACCACTTTTATACGGCGGAGATGAACGCCGCGATTCTGGAACGGCTGACCCTGGAGAGCGGCCTGCGCGATGCACTGCAGAGGAACGAGCTTTTTTTGGAGTACCAGCCTCAGCTTGACCTAATGACAGGCAAGATTGTCTGTGTAGAAGCCTTGGCTCGTTGGAATTACCCGGGTATCGGCGTGATCCCCCCTTCTCGTTTTATTCCCTTAGCTGAGGAAATGGGGCTAATTGGCCTGCTCGGACAACGGGTACTCGAGACGGCTTGTGTGCAGAATAAAAAATGGCAGTGGGCGGGTCTCCCCCCGATTCGGGTTGCGATCAATCTGTCCGCCTACCAACTCCAGCAGAAATCTCTGGTCGAAACAGTGAAGAGGGTGTTAAAGGAGACGGGAGTCAATCCGGCCGATCTCGAATTCGAAATCACCGAGACAATCATGATGCAGAACATCGAGGCAACCATCGCGACACTTTTTGAATTGAAAGAGATGGGAATACGAATCGCAATGGATGATTTCGGCACCGGGTATTCTTCCTTGACCTACCTGAGGCGTTTCCCGATCGATGTCTTAAAAATGGACCGTTCTTTCCTTGTCGACACCTCCGGCAAGCAGGACAGCATGGCCATTATCATTGGCATGATCGATCTGGCGCGCAGGCTGAAATTAAGAGTCGTTGCAGAGGGGGTTGAAACAGAAACCCAGCTTGATTCTTTGCGTCTTCACGGTTGTGATGCAATCCAAGGTTTTCTCTTCAGCTCTCCGCTTCCTGCGGATGACGTAACGAAGTTGCTGAGGGGGATCTCGGGTGATTCCCGGAAATGCCGGAAATGA
- a CDS encoding alginate export family protein produces the protein MFFLMEGPFAFAREIQPAVTEADQPAAEETVSSASLDPDASPALRFEVTPHLSIGAKMQLSVLRRSNRDLNNKKEDDQNRTETTLGLATEVIPRTDIEIFAEARLTDQRFFMDGEGQTTDETKVRLKRGYILWRGAVFPAIDLQVGRQRFADSREWIYDENLDAVRLKLNKDLFALEFSVSSNLFDPEDPEDRIRNYVAYAAYEPSKGDKIALYWIARHSPGGDQNPEFVGLSWRGKSFQNQKYWLDLASISGRDGSVKLQGYGADLRWTYLFDQWMEPSITLGYAFGSGDPNPLDDVDGSFRQTGLQDNQGKFNGAVKFKYYGELFDPELSNMRIRTFGLGIIPFKKTSLDFVYYSYSLVYSHLAPNHTLRDVGIKKDPSGKSKDLGHEVDLIVGLKISRLARVEISTAAFIPGKAFPGSDSAYSGEMTVRILF, from the coding sequence TTGTTTTTTTTGATGGAAGGTCCATTTGCCTTTGCGAGGGAGATTCAACCGGCTGTCACGGAAGCGGACCAACCCGCTGCCGAAGAAACCGTCTCAAGCGCTTCTCTGGATCCGGACGCCTCACCTGCTTTACGATTCGAGGTAACGCCGCATCTTTCGATAGGAGCAAAGATGCAATTGAGTGTTCTAAGAAGAAGCAATCGCGATCTAAACAATAAGAAGGAAGACGACCAGAATCGAACTGAAACTACATTGGGCCTTGCGACAGAGGTCATTCCACGCACCGATATTGAAATATTCGCGGAGGCGCGGCTGACCGATCAGCGCTTCTTTATGGATGGGGAAGGGCAAACGACCGATGAAACCAAAGTCCGACTCAAAAGAGGATACATCCTTTGGAGGGGTGCCGTTTTCCCTGCAATTGATTTACAGGTGGGACGACAACGTTTTGCCGATTCACGGGAATGGATCTACGATGAAAACCTCGACGCCGTCCGCCTTAAATTGAATAAAGACCTTTTTGCCTTGGAATTCTCCGTCAGTTCGAACCTGTTTGATCCCGAGGATCCAGAGGATCGAATACGAAACTATGTTGCCTATGCCGCCTATGAGCCGAGTAAGGGAGACAAAATTGCACTGTATTGGATTGCCCGGCACAGTCCAGGGGGAGACCAGAATCCCGAATTCGTCGGACTTTCCTGGAGAGGAAAATCTTTTCAGAACCAAAAGTATTGGCTGGATCTCGCTTCCATTTCAGGGCGGGATGGTTCTGTGAAGCTGCAAGGGTATGGGGCCGATTTGCGCTGGACTTACCTTTTCGATCAATGGATGGAGCCCTCCATCACCCTCGGTTATGCCTTTGGATCGGGCGACCCTAATCCGCTGGATGATGTGGACGGAAGCTTCCGGCAAACCGGGCTTCAGGACAACCAGGGAAAATTCAATGGGGCCGTGAAATTCAAGTACTATGGCGAATTATTTGATCCGGAACTGAGCAATATGAGGATCAGAACTTTTGGACTCGGAATCATCCCTTTTAAAAAGACCTCTTTGGATTTTGTCTATTACTCCTATTCGCTTGTCTATTCACATTTGGCGCCGAATCACACCCTCCGGGATGTCGGCATTAAAAAGGACCCCTCCGGAAAATCGAAAGATCTTGGCCATGAGGTGGACCTTATCGTAGGATTGAAGATTTCTCGTTTGGCACGGGTGGAAATTTCGACGGCTGCTTTCATTCCTGGGAAGGCGTTTCCCGGTTCAGACAGCGCTTACTCCGGAGAGATGACTGTTCGAATTTTATTCTGA
- a CDS encoding glycosyltransferase family 4 protein, with protein MKRLKVAHVINSIGLGGVPAAVYHLLEALPPERYELSLYTLKRYSDHADVREEVAERFRRLGIPIFSPDRDEKKFQVVAQLCEWILRDRIDLLHTHSYKPNLYGRLAGVLCRERGVRIVAHYHNQYDDKWERDGSLIYDRLLDRFSDRLIACSESVREHLVQRVGLPWERIDVILNGADLSRFQPREDAQRVKGEMGLPLDRPIVAVVGRISEQKGQDDFIYAAKTILRQVPETLFLVIGAADEAERLVQLQRLAQELGIEKEIIFTGYIADMSKIYPLINVLVVPSRWEGFGLVLVEAMAAGRAIVATRVGAIPEVVVAGETARLVPPGSPAAIASEVVSLLQNPERARKMGERGIARAADFSWKRAGMELDRIYEDLRRGDAG; from the coding sequence ATGAAACGGTTAAAGGTGGCGCATGTGATCAACAGCATTGGCCTGGGAGGGGTCCCGGCCGCCGTCTACCATCTTTTGGAGGCCCTTCCGCCGGAGCGCTATGAACTCTCCCTCTATACCCTGAAACGGTACTCCGACCATGCCGACGTTCGGGAAGAGGTGGCGGAGCGGTTTCGCCGTCTCGGCATCCCTATTTTTTCCCCGGACCGGGATGAAAAAAAGTTTCAGGTCGTGGCGCAGCTTTGCGAATGGATCCTGCGGGATCGAATCGACCTCCTCCACACCCACTCGTACAAGCCGAATCTTTACGGCCGTCTCGCCGGAGTTTTATGCAGGGAGCGGGGGGTGAGAATCGTCGCCCACTATCACAACCAGTACGACGATAAATGGGAGCGGGACGGAAGTCTCATCTATGATCGACTTTTAGATCGCTTCTCGGACCGGTTGATCGCCTGCTCGGAGTCGGTCCGGGAGCACCTTGTGCAACGAGTCGGCCTTCCCTGGGAGCGGATCGATGTGATCCTCAATGGAGCGGATCTCTCCCGGTTTCAGCCCCGGGAGGATGCGCAGCGGGTCAAGGGGGAGATGGGCCTTCCGTTGGACCGCCCGATCGTCGCGGTCGTCGGAAGGATCTCGGAACAAAAGGGCCAGGACGATTTTATCTACGCGGCAAAAACCATCCTCCGACAGGTTCCGGAGACCCTTTTCCTCGTCATCGGCGCCGCTGATGAGGCGGAGCGGCTGGTTCAATTGCAGCGTCTTGCCCAGGAGCTCGGGATCGAAAAGGAGATTATCTTTACAGGATACATCGCCGATATGTCGAAGATATACCCGCTCATAAATGTACTGGTCGTCCCTTCCCGATGGGAGGGATTCGGTCTCGTCTTGGTCGAAGCGATGGCGGCCGGAAGGGCGATCGTGGCGACGCGCGTCGGCGCGATTCCGGAGGTGGTCGTTGCCGGTGAGACGGCCCGGCTGGTTCCGCCCGGCTCCCCTGCAGCGATCGCCTCCGAGGTCGTCTCTCTGCTTCAAAATCCGGAGCGGGCGAGAAAGATGGGAGAGAGGGGGATTGCGCGGGCCGCTGACTTCTCCTGGAAACGGGCGGGGATGGAGCTCGACCGGATTTACGAGGATCTGCGGAGGGGAGACGCGGGATGA
- a CDS encoding histidine phosphatase family protein, with protein MKEGRIFLIRHGKTEWNGERYLGWEDVPLSETGKKQADEIDLALQNERIDIIYSSPLTRAVETISSFAQKRGIPVYTAEDLRELHYGRWQGLCKSKHKLNVIQQYRVSRLPQGESLFDVYLRAVCFRGRLESDLGAGKNVAVVGHFWSNRMLEGVIRRVPFKSILDQPAYRPKNGSLLQMKYRVEADGELCISSASFVVQGF; from the coding sequence ATGAAGGAGGGGCGGATTTTCCTAATCCGACATGGGAAAACGGAATGGAACGGCGAGCGCTATTTGGGATGGGAGGACGTTCCACTGAGCGAAACCGGTAAAAAGCAGGCAGATGAGATTGACCTCGCATTGCAGAACGAACGGATTGATATCATCTATTCAAGCCCGCTGACCCGCGCGGTGGAGACGATCAGTTCGTTTGCTCAAAAAAGAGGCATTCCGGTCTACACGGCAGAAGATTTGAGAGAACTTCACTACGGCCGATGGCAGGGATTATGTAAGTCGAAGCACAAGCTGAATGTCATCCAGCAGTATCGTGTTTCTCGGCTTCCTCAGGGGGAGAGCCTCTTTGATGTCTATCTCCGGGCCGTCTGCTTCCGCGGCAGATTGGAATCGGATTTGGGAGCGGGGAAGAACGTCGCCGTCGTCGGGCATTTTTGGAGCAATAGAATGCTGGAGGGGGTGATTCGTCGCGTCCCGTTCAAATCGATTCTGGATCAACCGGCCTATCGGCCTAAAAACGGGTCTCTGCTTCAAATGAAATACAGGGTGGAGGCCGACGGGGAGCTCTGCATCTCGTCTGCGTCTTTTGTGGTACAGGGGTTTTAA
- a CDS encoding aminoglycoside phosphotransferase family protein — protein sequence MNVKWNHLQRGARSPFGKTHRNVSPDPFYGQVDEFYDQAHVLSHLKGTLGDHCVPDRCEIVNVRYYFKRSFQVVYKLYGKEDPTILTVFFLPQGESAKHYREKLAAVTNRVRVIHFPSWNAVGWVFPEDPTLRALQKMTDEGRLRSGLGRCIRRFLKPGPIRWDVMNYHPERRCALRYLLSEGDYTFVGKVASSESTVTAHRNLMRLWGWSSRRFRIPEPLGLEDEQGIRWESFITGNTIGDLFSEISLSPLMKMAAFDLSNLHQIGMEDLPLNDSNQILLRLEKKIMPVVLQRLSPLGPSLENVYRLLVQKAGLLPDSRVMTIHGDFHAANILFDSDGLTFIDMDSLSLGDPAYDLALFGSRLLLLALLEGARMNEVAEAVAGFPGTYEELSGTAIPDRTYAWYLAALLVGRQLKTCIRHCAPALEDLAPALLHCARETLERGRFDAAIIRN from the coding sequence ATGAATGTGAAATGGAACCACCTACAGCGAGGAGCGAGGAGTCCCTTCGGGAAAACCCATCGGAACGTTTCCCCGGATCCCTTTTATGGGCAGGTTGATGAGTTTTATGATCAGGCGCATGTCCTCTCCCACCTGAAGGGCACCCTCGGGGATCATTGCGTTCCCGACCGATGTGAAATCGTCAATGTGAGGTATTACTTCAAGAGGTCGTTCCAGGTAGTTTACAAGCTCTACGGGAAAGAAGACCCTACAATTTTGACGGTGTTTTTTCTACCGCAGGGCGAGAGCGCGAAGCATTACCGGGAGAAGCTCGCCGCAGTGACGAATCGCGTCCGTGTGATTCATTTTCCTTCCTGGAATGCAGTCGGGTGGGTTTTTCCTGAAGATCCGACCCTTCGCGCTCTTCAAAAGATGACGGATGAGGGGAGGTTGAGAAGCGGGTTGGGTCGATGCATCCGCCGTTTCCTTAAACCCGGACCGATTCGCTGGGATGTGATGAACTACCATCCGGAGAGACGGTGTGCGCTTCGGTATCTCCTCTCGGAGGGAGATTATACGTTTGTCGGAAAAGTCGCGTCGAGTGAATCGACTGTAACGGCGCATCGAAATTTGATGCGCCTTTGGGGGTGGTCTTCTCGGCGATTCAGGATTCCTGAACCGCTCGGGTTGGAGGACGAACAGGGCATCCGTTGGGAATCGTTCATCACGGGCAATACCATTGGTGATCTTTTTTCAGAGATCTCCCTGAGCCCGTTGATGAAGATGGCCGCCTTCGATCTGTCAAACCTCCATCAGATCGGGATGGAGGATCTTCCACTGAATGATTCGAATCAGATTCTCCTCAGGTTGGAAAAGAAGATCATGCCGGTCGTCCTTCAGAGATTATCTCCGCTCGGGCCGTCCCTTGAGAATGTTTACCGCCTACTGGTTCAGAAGGCTGGGCTGTTGCCCGACAGCCGTGTCATGACGATCCACGGAGATTTTCACGCCGCCAACATTCTGTTTGACTCCGACGGGTTGACCTTCATTGATATGGACAGCCTTTCCCTGGGGGATCCGGCCTATGATCTTGCGTTATTTGGAAGTCGTCTTTTGCTCTTGGCACTCCTGGAAGGAGCCCGAATGAATGAAGTTGCAGAGGCCGTCGCCGGATTCCCAGGAACATACGAGGAGCTGTCCGGAACCGCCATTCCGGATCGAACCTATGCATGGTATTTGGCGGCGCTCCTTGTCGGGCGACAGCTCAAAACCTGCATCAGGCACTGTGCGCCGGCGTTGGAAGACCTTGCTCCGGCTTTGTTGCATTGTGCCAGGGAGACGTTGGAGCGAGGGCGTTTTGATGCGGCGATCATAAGGAACTAA